One window of Erwinia aphidicola genomic DNA carries:
- a CDS encoding fimbria/pilus periplasmic chaperone, with translation MKSLIKPAALKTIAATTLFISSFSWGAIALDRTRIIMDADNPSVSLTVTNESQRLPYLAQGWLENEHGEKITTPLTVLPPVQRIEPGEKSQVKIQSLPSANLLAQDKETLFYFNLREIPPRADKPNTLQVALQTKIKLFYRPASLQLSPGAYANPVQLQVRLTRVGDDYRIENPTGYYITFVGASRHEGEESVRGFAPLMVGPRQNVMLGGSAAALGDAPVLQYVNDFGGRVALHFRCQAGSCRAVAKS, from the coding sequence ATGAAATCATTAATCAAGCCGGCTGCGCTAAAAACCATCGCGGCCACCACTCTGTTTATCTCCTCATTCTCATGGGGCGCTATCGCACTGGACCGTACGCGCATTATTATGGATGCCGATAATCCCTCCGTCAGCCTGACTGTCACCAATGAGAGCCAGCGTTTACCCTATCTGGCACAGGGGTGGCTGGAAAACGAGCATGGAGAGAAAATAACCACGCCCTTAACTGTCTTGCCACCGGTTCAGCGCATTGAGCCGGGCGAAAAAAGCCAGGTTAAAATCCAGTCGCTTCCCAGCGCTAATTTACTGGCGCAGGATAAAGAGACACTTTTTTATTTCAATCTGCGCGAGATCCCACCGCGCGCCGATAAGCCGAATACTTTGCAAGTGGCGCTGCAAACCAAAATAAAGCTGTTTTACCGCCCGGCATCGCTGCAGCTGTCACCAGGTGCCTATGCCAATCCGGTACAGCTGCAGGTCAGACTGACGCGCGTTGGCGATGATTACCGTATTGAAAACCCGACGGGATACTACATCACCTTCGTCGGAGCCAGCCGCCATGAGGGGGAAGAGTCGGTCCGCGGGTTTGCGCCGCTGATGGTCGGCCCGCGGCAGAATGTGATGCTGGGCGGCAGCGCGGCAGCGCTGGGAGATGCCCCGGTGCTGCAGTACGTTAATGATTTTGGCGGACGCGTCGCGCTGCACTTCCGTTGTCAGGCGGGCAGCTGCAGGGCGGTGGCTAAATCATGA
- a CDS encoding outer membrane usher protein, with translation MTFTIKSPAFLVISIFLALSSTLNRVHAEDIQFNTDLLDVDDRNNIDVTNFARKGYIMPGRYTLNVRLNGDALGDRSVDFYTPKEHPDESLPCLTPQLVDELGLKSAATDALKWWHGGECLATSSLAGTLVRGELANSTLSISMPQEFLQYQSANWDPPSRWDNGIPGLLFDYNLNTQARFNAHSGDQRSLSGSGVAGANAGPWRLRADWQGRRDSQRGETRSSFDWTRYYAYRALPQLGAKLTLGEDYLVSDIFDSFRFAGASVVTDSNMLPPNLRGYAPEVTGVARTNARVVVMHQGRVLYQSQVAAGPFRIQDIDDSVIGELDVRVEEEDGTVQTFTLNTATVPYLTRPGQVRYKMALGRPVNWQHAANGPEFASAEFSWGVNNGWSLYGGAIGSDKYQALAGGIGRDLLAFGAMSFDVTHSMAQLATGESRAGNSYRLSYSKRFDDYGSQVTFAGYRFSESQFMTMDEFLDAQSQRDRTSNSREMYMVTLAQDIRPLAASVQLSYNRQTWWDKPDTERFSLAMSRYFDLMEWRNLSLSLSAWRNRDNQSSDKGLYLSLSLPFGDNKTISYSGSTGRDNNTQQVNYYQRLNNSDSYSLSAGSSNNSAAMAGYYIHEGNAGQMTASANIQPGNYQAFGATMKGGISATTEGMALHRQNSPGGTRLLLDTDGVADIPVKSTSGTARSNRFGKMVISDVSSYYRNQVGIDINRLPENAEVTSSMVRVTLTEGAIGYRHFSVLAGQKAMAVIRLADGSFPPFGAQVFNARQQEVGLVADGGSVYLSGLQSGQQMSVHWDGKTQCTLTLPQLDSASLANLLLPCFKAVAKNTELSQAAK, from the coding sequence ATGACCTTTACAATCAAATCGCCAGCATTCCTGGTTATTTCCATTTTTCTGGCGCTAAGTTCAACTTTGAATAGGGTTCATGCTGAAGATATTCAGTTTAACACCGATCTTTTAGACGTCGACGATCGTAATAATATTGACGTCACTAATTTTGCGCGCAAAGGCTACATTATGCCTGGCCGCTATACCCTTAATGTCCGGCTGAACGGTGACGCACTGGGCGACCGCAGCGTGGATTTTTACACCCCCAAAGAGCATCCCGATGAGAGCCTTCCCTGCCTGACACCGCAGCTGGTGGATGAACTGGGTCTGAAATCGGCGGCGACCGATGCCCTTAAATGGTGGCACGGCGGCGAATGTCTGGCAACCAGCAGCCTGGCAGGAACGCTGGTGCGCGGCGAGCTGGCTAACTCGACGCTGTCGATCAGTATGCCGCAGGAGTTTTTGCAGTATCAGTCCGCCAACTGGGACCCGCCCTCGCGCTGGGATAACGGCATTCCCGGGCTGCTGTTTGACTACAACCTCAATACCCAGGCGCGCTTTAACGCCCACTCCGGCGACCAGCGCAGCCTGAGCGGCTCCGGTGTCGCGGGTGCCAATGCCGGCCCCTGGCGTCTGCGTGCTGACTGGCAGGGGCGGCGCGACAGCCAGCGTGGTGAAACGCGCAGCAGCTTTGACTGGACGCGCTATTACGCCTACCGCGCGCTGCCGCAGCTGGGGGCCAAGCTGACGCTGGGCGAGGATTATCTGGTCTCCGATATTTTTGACAGCTTTCGCTTTGCTGGCGCCAGCGTGGTCACCGACAGCAATATGCTGCCGCCCAACCTGCGCGGTTATGCACCGGAAGTGACGGGCGTCGCCCGTACCAATGCCCGCGTGGTGGTGATGCATCAGGGCCGCGTGCTTTATCAGTCCCAGGTCGCTGCCGGGCCATTTCGCATTCAGGATATTGATGATTCAGTGATTGGCGAACTGGATGTGCGGGTGGAGGAAGAAGACGGCACGGTGCAGACCTTCACGCTCAATACCGCCACGGTGCCTTATCTGACGCGCCCGGGACAGGTACGCTACAAAATGGCGCTGGGCCGACCGGTAAACTGGCAGCACGCGGCCAACGGACCGGAATTTGCCAGCGCGGAGTTCTCGTGGGGAGTCAACAACGGCTGGTCGCTGTACGGCGGCGCAATTGGCAGCGATAAATATCAGGCGCTGGCCGGCGGTATCGGTCGCGATCTGCTGGCATTTGGCGCGATGTCGTTTGACGTCACGCACTCAATGGCGCAGCTGGCGACGGGGGAGTCGCGCGCGGGAAATTCCTATCGCCTGAGCTACTCAAAGCGTTTTGATGATTACGGCAGCCAGGTGACCTTTGCCGGTTATCGCTTCTCTGAAAGCCAGTTTATGACCATGGACGAGTTCCTGGATGCGCAATCGCAGCGGGACCGCACCAGCAACAGCCGCGAGATGTATATGGTAACGCTGGCACAGGATATCCGCCCGCTGGCCGCCAGCGTGCAGCTGAGCTATAACCGGCAAACCTGGTGGGACAAGCCCGATACGGAACGTTTTAGCCTGGCCATGTCACGCTATTTTGATCTGATGGAGTGGCGCAATCTCAGCCTTTCGCTCTCCGCCTGGCGCAACCGGGATAATCAGAGCAGTGACAAAGGGCTCTATTTATCGCTCTCGCTACCTTTTGGCGACAATAAGACCATCAGCTACAGCGGTTCAACCGGGCGTGATAACAACACTCAGCAGGTCAATTATTATCAGCGGCTGAATAATAGCGACAGCTATAGCCTGAGCGCCGGCAGCAGTAATAACAGTGCTGCGATGGCGGGATATTACATTCATGAAGGTAATGCCGGCCAGATGACCGCCAGTGCCAATATTCAGCCGGGTAATTATCAGGCGTTTGGCGCCACGATGAAAGGGGGCATAAGTGCCACAACTGAGGGCATGGCGCTACACCGCCAGAATAGTCCTGGCGGCACGCGCTTATTACTGGATACCGACGGCGTGGCGGATATTCCGGTGAAATCAACTTCAGGCACGGCCCGTAGTAATCGCTTTGGCAAAATGGTGATATCCGATGTCAGCAGTTATTACCGCAACCAGGTAGGCATTGATATTAACCGATTACCTGAAAATGCCGAAGTCACCTCCTCAATGGTGCGGGTAACCCTGACCGAGGGGGCCATCGGCTACCGGCACTTTTCCGTGCTGGCAGGGCAGAAGGCTATGGCGGTTATCCGCCTGGCTGATGGGAGCTTCCCGCCTTTTGGTGCCCAGGTATTTAACGCGCGCCAGCAGGAAGTGGGGCTGGTCGCTGATGGTGGCAGTGTGTACCTCAGCGGGCTGCAGTCCGGGCAACAGATGTCAGTGCACTGGGATGGAAAAACGCAGTGCACGCTGACGCTACCGCAGCTGGATTCAGCATCGCTGGCGAACCTGCTGCTGCCTTGCTTCAAAGCCGTAGCAAAAAACACCGAACTTTCGCAGGCTGCAAAATAA
- a CDS encoding fimbrial protein has product MRRALVLLLVLLLPLHALAFECIDKRDGKPFDAVGQRNIDVTVNLSPEIIIGDVVVFDLSDTFTCRNTNPRVYVDYMRLNSGTYQTSLDESFSSGLEVNGTRYLNPINSPITVFELRDGNWHDLQVKAFYQLKNSPGRGVFIKAGTVVASMQMYKWSAPAGGVFTANWRILAANDAYYTAGTCEINNSQDINIDFGFVARNQLTQSASLSPFRQQVNIPYRCKDTSNWAVKLTLSADASSFSSQAIKTTNPDLGVELYHDGQLIKPFDSINSRIVNGIGSDDFTFALVRSGNAQVATGEFNATAILVMSLQ; this is encoded by the coding sequence ATGAGGCGGGCACTGGTTCTGCTGCTGGTGCTGCTGCTGCCGCTGCACGCGCTGGCATTTGAGTGTATCGACAAGCGCGATGGCAAACCGTTTGATGCGGTGGGGCAGCGCAATATTGACGTCACCGTCAATCTGTCACCAGAGATTATTATTGGCGACGTGGTGGTGTTTGACCTCTCGGACACTTTCACCTGCCGCAATACTAACCCCAGAGTCTATGTCGACTATATGCGCCTTAACTCGGGGACCTATCAAACTTCGCTGGATGAGTCATTCAGCAGCGGACTGGAGGTTAACGGCACCCGCTATCTTAATCCGATCAACTCGCCGATTACCGTATTCGAGCTGCGCGACGGCAACTGGCACGATCTGCAGGTAAAAGCCTTTTACCAGTTAAAGAACAGCCCGGGGCGCGGCGTGTTTATCAAGGCCGGGACGGTGGTCGCCAGCATGCAGATGTACAAATGGAGTGCGCCAGCGGGCGGGGTGTTTACCGCCAACTGGCGCATTCTTGCCGCCAACGATGCCTATTACACCGCCGGCACCTGCGAGATCAACAACAGCCAGGACATTAATATCGATTTTGGCTTTGTCGCCCGCAATCAGCTGACGCAAAGCGCCAGTCTCAGTCCGTTCAGGCAGCAGGTGAATATTCCCTATCGGTGTAAAGACACCAGTAACTGGGCGGTGAAGCTGACGCTGTCGGCGGATGCCAGCAGCTTCTCCTCGCAGGCAATCAAAACCACCAACCCCGATTTGGGGGTAGAGCTGTACCACGACGGCCAGCTGATCAAGCCTTTCGACAGCATCAACAGCCGTATCGTAAACGGTATCGGCAGCGACGATTTCACCTTTGCTCTGGTGAGGTCGGGCAATGCTCAGGTGGCGACCGGCGAGTTTAACGCCACCGCGATATTAGTGATGAGCCTGCAGTAG
- a CDS encoding helix-turn-helix transcriptional regulator yields MTDRAYITVMMLDSDRYFQEGVVQVLKNQLPHTVVRHSAQLQGNVDLLIAGCDAVSLCAAQHFAASMSPHGQLITITDTAQQRWQSLPPLLQACPQWLLHRRQSEAQLAALLRRVMPPDTRLIMIVDPRAHSEEKLTPREKTLIELLRVNATPHQIARCMALHPKTVSTYKRSVMHKLGMQKNLELYHWLLYS; encoded by the coding sequence ATGACCGACCGTGCTTATATTACCGTCATGATGTTGGACAGTGACCGCTATTTTCAGGAGGGCGTAGTGCAGGTGCTGAAGAATCAGCTGCCGCACACGGTGGTCAGGCACAGCGCACAACTTCAGGGCAACGTCGATCTGCTGATCGCCGGGTGTGACGCGGTTTCGCTCTGTGCCGCGCAGCATTTCGCCGCAAGCATGTCGCCGCACGGCCAGCTGATCACCATCACCGATACCGCGCAACAGCGCTGGCAGTCGTTACCGCCGCTGCTGCAGGCCTGCCCGCAGTGGCTGTTGCATCGTCGCCAGTCGGAGGCCCAGCTGGCAGCGCTTTTGCGCCGGGTTATGCCGCCCGATACCCGGCTTATCATGATAGTCGACCCGCGTGCGCACAGTGAAGAGAAGCTGACGCCGCGGGAAAAAACGCTGATCGAATTGCTGCGCGTTAATGCGACACCGCACCAGATAGCGAGGTGTATGGCGCTGCATCCGAAAACGGTCAGCACCTATAAACGGTCGGTAATGCACAAGCTGGGGATGCAGAAGAATCTGGAGCTGTATCACTGGTTACTTTATTCATAA
- a CDS encoding fimbrial protein produces MEIKKITAVALFALATTGVAHAADQGNGKVTFYGSIVNAPCSIAPGVDDQKIPLGQVSNSDLANGGEQKAVDFTIDLQNCDDATKHTVTATFTGMAGVDGRLGITGEAKGASILLRDGSGKKIELGTPTTAQTLNGNANTLQFTAALKGDGTKDAPVEIGTGAFTAVTNFTLAYQ; encoded by the coding sequence CGTCGCTCATGCAGCCGATCAGGGCAACGGTAAAGTCACCTTTTACGGTTCAATCGTCAATGCTCCCTGCTCAATCGCACCAGGTGTGGACGATCAAAAAATTCCATTGGGTCAGGTCTCTAATTCGGACCTGGCGAACGGTGGCGAGCAGAAAGCCGTCGACTTCACCATCGATCTACAGAACTGTGACGATGCAACTAAGCACACGGTAACCGCGACCTTCACCGGTATGGCGGGCGTTGATGGCCGTCTCGGTATTACCGGGGAAGCGAAAGGCGCCAGTATTTTACTGCGCGACGGCAGCGGTAAGAAAATCGAGCTGGGCACGCCAACCACCGCGCAGACGTTAAACGGTAACGCGAACACGCTGCAGTTTACCGCCGCCCTGAAGGGTGATGGCACCAAAGATGCGCCAGTTGAGATTGGCACCGGTGCATTTACAGCAGTTACTAACTTTACACTGGCCTATCAGTAA